A stretch of the Agromyces larvae genome encodes the following:
- a CDS encoding Fic family protein, with amino-acid sequence MSTYVERLWHPEDAGGLSRRDRTPGRYLAYVPDELGDRLPALGSEAQAAAEDALAVLARADERIGPRGRYLNHLLIRSESISSSWIEGNRVTPKRLAIAELLHQGPRQALDVVANVRATEAAIADLADRDRPITVDDIVALQHVIEPRLERGLRQEQNWVGGPGWSPLRAEFIPPPESEVPRLVADLARFTSATSGNPVVRAAIAHAQFETIHPFIDGNGRTGRALIHTVLRRADALRHTLIPISTVFAGDTDRYLAGLTAYRADPPRLDDWVIGFAQAAERAAGNAVRLADDIAALDEQVHDELVAYRRERGLNPAVPRRDAVVLRILESLAAEPVLTAETVSTGLGVSPSAAHRALTELADAGILGRAKGGGRLICWTADRHLALVALTERSNRVGGGDTRHRKPRRGPAAPV; translated from the coding sequence ATGAGCACGTACGTCGAGCGGTTGTGGCATCCCGAAGACGCCGGCGGGCTGAGCCGGCGAGACCGCACCCCGGGCCGCTACCTCGCATACGTCCCCGACGAGCTGGGCGACCGCCTCCCCGCGCTCGGCAGCGAGGCGCAGGCCGCCGCCGAGGACGCGTTGGCGGTGCTGGCTCGGGCGGATGAGCGCATCGGCCCGCGCGGCCGCTACCTGAACCATCTGCTGATCCGCTCGGAATCGATCTCGTCGTCCTGGATCGAGGGCAACCGCGTGACGCCGAAGCGCCTGGCGATCGCCGAATTGCTCCACCAGGGGCCGAGGCAGGCCCTGGACGTCGTCGCAAACGTGCGGGCGACCGAGGCCGCGATCGCGGACCTCGCCGACCGCGACCGGCCGATCACCGTGGACGACATCGTCGCGCTCCAGCACGTCATCGAGCCGCGCCTCGAGCGCGGACTCCGGCAGGAGCAGAACTGGGTCGGCGGTCCCGGGTGGTCGCCGTTGCGGGCGGAGTTCATCCCGCCGCCCGAGAGTGAGGTGCCGCGCCTGGTCGCCGACCTCGCCCGGTTCACGTCGGCGACGTCGGGCAATCCCGTGGTGCGGGCGGCGATCGCGCACGCCCAGTTCGAGACGATCCATCCGTTCATCGATGGCAACGGGCGCACCGGGCGCGCGCTCATCCACACGGTGCTGCGCCGGGCGGATGCGCTGCGGCACACGCTCATCCCGATCAGCACGGTCTTCGCCGGCGACACCGACCGCTATCTCGCCGGTCTCACCGCCTATCGGGCCGACCCGCCGAGGCTCGACGACTGGGTGATCGGGTTCGCGCAGGCGGCCGAGCGCGCAGCCGGCAACGCGGTGCGACTCGCCGACGACATCGCCGCGCTCGACGAGCAGGTGCACGACGAACTGGTCGCGTATCGGCGCGAGCGCGGGCTGAATCCCGCGGTGCCGCGCCGGGACGCAGTCGTGCTGCGCATCCTCGAGTCGCTCGCCGCAGAGCCCGTGCTCACCGCGGAGACCGTCAGTACGGGCCTCGGCGTCTCCCCCTCCGCCGCGCACCGGGCGCTCACCGAACTGGCCGACGCGGGCATCCTCGGCCGAGCGAAGGGAGGCGGTCGCTTGATCTGCTGGACCGCAGACCGCCATCTCGCCCTCGTCGCGCTCACCGAACGCAGCAACCGCGTCGGCGGCGGCGACACCCGGCACCGCAAACCCCGGCGCGGGCCGGCGGCGCCGGTCTGA
- a CDS encoding DNA polymerase Y family protein translates to MTDLARTIVLWCPDWPVLAAAREAGLDPSSPIALTAGGLVHSSSAAARREGVIRGLRLREAQLRCPSVAVLPYDAALDARAFEPVVRAVEQAVPGVQVVRPGTLAMRARGPVRYYGGEDAAAQALLATATSAGVPDARVGVSDGPFAAEQAARGTRVDRPVGVVDAGASAEFLAPLPVRLVVEPRVATLLQRLAVRTLGEFAALPAEDVRRRFGAAGAFAHMLAAGREGTRVAPRTPPPEFAVVQEFEPPLDRVDQLAFAFRVRAEEFIDRMRAARLVCTAIRVEIDDDRGEHSGRGWLHPRWFTAADVVDRIRWQVQGSGSVDRGLAAPIARVRVVPERVDSTGNHEEGLWGGGPDERVHHGLTRVQSMLGHEAVVTATVGGGRMLADRQVLVPWGDRPPERRDGDAPWPGSLPALAPASVFRERPRAVLLDAGGATVTVDDRGAVSAAPVSFAVGGGEPAAVRAWAGPWPVVERWWDPVHARRVHRFQVVDDDGCAWLLVRDDDGWQAEARYD, encoded by the coding sequence ATGACCGACCTCGCCCGCACGATCGTGCTCTGGTGCCCCGACTGGCCGGTACTGGCCGCCGCCCGCGAGGCGGGCCTCGACCCGTCATCGCCCATCGCGCTCACCGCAGGCGGCCTCGTGCACTCGTCGTCGGCTGCGGCCCGCCGTGAGGGCGTCATCCGCGGCCTGCGACTGCGCGAGGCGCAGCTGCGCTGCCCCTCGGTCGCGGTGCTGCCCTACGATGCGGCGCTCGATGCGCGCGCGTTCGAGCCGGTCGTGCGCGCGGTCGAGCAGGCGGTTCCGGGCGTGCAGGTGGTGCGGCCCGGCACGCTGGCGATGCGGGCGCGCGGCCCGGTGCGCTACTACGGCGGTGAGGATGCCGCGGCGCAGGCGCTGCTCGCGACCGCGACGTCGGCCGGCGTGCCCGACGCCAGGGTGGGAGTCTCCGACGGGCCGTTCGCGGCCGAGCAGGCCGCTCGCGGCACCCGGGTCGACCGGCCCGTCGGGGTCGTCGACGCCGGAGCATCCGCGGAGTTCCTCGCCCCGCTGCCGGTACGCCTGGTGGTCGAGCCGCGGGTCGCGACCCTGCTGCAGCGGCTCGCCGTGCGCACGCTGGGCGAGTTCGCCGCGCTGCCGGCCGAGGACGTCCGGCGCCGGTTCGGCGCCGCGGGCGCGTTCGCCCACATGCTCGCGGCGGGGCGCGAGGGCACCCGGGTCGCGCCGCGCACTCCCCCGCCCGAGTTCGCCGTCGTGCAGGAGTTCGAGCCGCCGCTCGACCGAGTCGACCAACTCGCGTTCGCGTTCCGGGTGCGGGCCGAGGAGTTCATCGACCGCATGCGCGCGGCACGACTCGTGTGCACGGCGATCCGGGTCGAGATCGACGACGACCGCGGTGAGCACTCGGGCCGGGGGTGGCTGCATCCGCGCTGGTTCACCGCGGCCGACGTGGTCGACCGCATCCGGTGGCAGGTGCAGGGCTCGGGCAGCGTCGACCGCGGGCTCGCCGCGCCGATCGCACGGGTTCGGGTGGTACCCGAGCGGGTCGACTCGACCGGCAACCATGAGGAGGGCCTCTGGGGCGGGGGGCCCGACGAACGCGTGCACCACGGGCTCACCCGGGTGCAGAGCATGCTCGGCCACGAGGCGGTCGTCACGGCGACGGTCGGCGGCGGCCGCATGCTCGCCGATCGGCAGGTGCTCGTACCGTGGGGCGACCGGCCGCCCGAGCGACGCGACGGCGACGCCCCGTGGCCCGGCAGCCTGCCCGCGCTCGCACCCGCGAGCGTGTTCCGCGAACGGCCCCGGGCGGTGCTCCTCGACGCAGGCGGCGCGACCGTGACGGTCGACGACCGCGGCGCGGTGTCGGCCGCCCCGGTCTCGTTCGCGGTCGGGGGCGGCGAGCCCGCCGCGGTGCGAGCGTGGGCGGGGCCGTGGCCGGTGGTCGAACGCTGGTGGGATCCGGTGCACGCGCGGCGCGTCCACCGGTTCCAGGTGGTCGACGACGACGGCTGCGCCTGGTTGCTGGTGCGCGACGACGACGGCTGGCAGGCCGAGGCTCGGTACGACTAG
- a CDS encoding error-prone DNA polymerase, translated as MGWNNPEIPWSELERTLSDRRRPDQSRSKLIADGGDSPAWSRKRHPYRPSVPFDQLRGPLDGPVVPYAELHAHSAYSFLDGASMPEQLVEEAVRLGLTGLSLTDHDGFYGIVRFAEAAESFPDLTTVFGAELSLGLEKRPLSSSKGAQPNGSLRRAQGAPRPDPEGDHLLVLARREAGYHRLAGAITAAQLAGGEKGRPVYDLDDLAARAGDDWIVLTGCRKGAVRRALASEGPDAAWRELDRLVALFGAEHVVVELTDHGHPDDQVRNDVLAGLAARARLPIVATNAVHYATPPEHRLASALAAVRARRSLDELDGWLPGSDGQHLRSGAEMHARFARYPGAVARSVSLAEELGFTLRSARPRLPKQEVPDGHTPMSWLRELVWQGAAELYPGVPDHVRARLEQELAVIEQKDFPGYFLIVHDLVREARRRGILCQGRGSAANSAVCYALRITAVDSIGFNLPFERFLSALRDEEPDIDVDFDSDRREEIIQYVYAKYGRENAAQVANVISYRPKNAVRDMAKALGYSPGQQDAWSRQVERWGAVVETDDHDIPQPVVELAEQVLGFPRHLGIHSGGMVLTDRPVGEVVPIEHARMEHRTVLQWDKDDCAWMGLVKFDLLGLGMLAALQYTFDLIRETTGEEWDLASLPKEEAAVYDMLCRADSIGVFQVESRAQMGTLPRLKPREYYDLVVEIALIRPGPVQGGAVHPYIRRRTGEEEVTYLHPKLEPVLERTKGVPLFQEQLMQMAVAVGDCTPADADLLRRAMGSKRGVEKISRLKEKLYAGMARNGLSPEDADLVYGKIEAFANFGFAESHALSFALLVYASSWLKLHYPAAFLAALLRAQPMGFYSPQTLTADARRHGVKVLRPDIQRSGVHAGLEARRGPEPAEGTPASTGSANPARPEPAEGTLASTSSANPARPEPAEGTPASTSSANPARPEPAERTPASTSSANRAAPTGMPSCADPVQPPVPKEFDREAPDRSAEHRRDGAYAVRLGLADVSSIGEKTAERIVAEREHGGPFRDMAEVSRRCGLEASELEALAAAGAFASFGLDRRRALWLAGEAAQDREEFLPGSVVVVQPPLLPLLTEAEQVVYDLWATGISPDDHPIRHIRDQLDARGVLRVDLLRDAESGRRIEVGGVVTHRQRPATASGITFLNLEDESGTVNIIAGVGVWNRYRRIAREAPAMIVRGMLERSRDGIVNVVADRFESLAVSAKHRSRDFR; from the coding sequence ATGGGCTGGAACAACCCCGAGATCCCCTGGTCGGAGCTCGAGCGCACGCTCTCCGATCGGCGCCGCCCCGACCAGAGCCGGTCGAAGCTCATCGCCGACGGCGGCGACAGTCCGGCATGGAGTCGCAAGCGGCATCCGTACCGGCCCTCGGTGCCCTTCGATCAGCTCAGGGGCCCTCTCGACGGCCCGGTCGTGCCGTACGCCGAACTGCACGCGCATTCGGCCTACAGCTTCCTCGACGGCGCGTCGATGCCCGAGCAGCTCGTCGAGGAGGCGGTGCGGCTCGGCCTCACCGGCCTCTCGCTCACCGACCACGACGGGTTCTACGGCATCGTGCGGTTCGCCGAGGCCGCCGAGAGCTTCCCCGACCTCACCACCGTGTTCGGCGCCGAACTCTCGCTCGGGCTGGAGAAGCGACCCCTGAGTTCGTCGAAGGGCGCGCAACCCAACGGTTCCCTTCGACGAGCTCAGGGAGCCCCTCGGCCAGACCCCGAGGGCGATCACCTGCTCGTGCTCGCCCGGCGCGAAGCGGGCTACCACCGGCTCGCGGGCGCGATCACGGCGGCACAACTCGCCGGCGGCGAGAAAGGCAGACCGGTCTACGACCTCGACGACCTCGCCGCGCGCGCGGGCGACGACTGGATCGTGCTCACCGGGTGCCGCAAGGGTGCGGTGCGCCGAGCGCTCGCAAGCGAGGGGCCGGATGCCGCGTGGCGCGAGCTCGACCGGCTGGTCGCGCTGTTCGGCGCCGAGCACGTGGTGGTCGAGCTCACCGACCACGGGCACCCAGACGATCAGGTGCGCAACGACGTGCTCGCCGGCCTCGCCGCACGCGCCCGGCTGCCGATCGTCGCGACGAACGCGGTGCACTACGCGACGCCGCCCGAGCATCGGCTCGCGTCCGCGCTCGCCGCGGTGCGGGCCCGGCGCAGTCTCGACGAGCTCGACGGCTGGCTGCCGGGCTCCGACGGGCAGCACCTGCGGTCGGGCGCCGAGATGCACGCGCGGTTCGCACGGTATCCGGGGGCGGTGGCCCGATCGGTGTCGCTGGCCGAGGAGCTCGGGTTCACGCTGCGCAGCGCCCGGCCGAGACTGCCGAAGCAGGAGGTGCCCGACGGGCACACGCCGATGAGCTGGCTGCGCGAACTGGTGTGGCAGGGCGCGGCCGAGCTGTACCCCGGTGTGCCCGACCACGTGCGCGCTCGGCTCGAACAGGAGCTCGCGGTCATCGAGCAGAAGGACTTCCCCGGCTACTTCCTGATCGTGCACGACCTGGTGCGCGAGGCGCGCCGCCGGGGCATCCTCTGCCAGGGGCGCGGTTCGGCGGCGAACTCGGCGGTCTGCTACGCGCTGCGCATCACCGCGGTCGACTCGATCGGCTTCAACCTGCCGTTCGAGCGGTTCCTGTCGGCGCTGCGCGACGAGGAGCCCGACATCGACGTCGACTTCGACTCCGACCGGCGCGAAGAGATCATCCAGTACGTCTACGCGAAGTACGGGCGCGAGAATGCCGCCCAGGTTGCCAACGTCATCAGCTACCGCCCGAAGAACGCGGTGCGCGACATGGCGAAGGCGCTCGGGTACTCGCCGGGCCAGCAGGACGCCTGGTCGCGGCAGGTCGAGCGATGGGGCGCGGTCGTCGAGACCGACGACCACGACATCCCGCAGCCGGTCGTCGAGCTCGCCGAGCAGGTGCTCGGGTTCCCGCGGCACCTCGGCATCCACTCGGGCGGCATGGTGCTCACCGATCGCCCCGTCGGCGAGGTGGTGCCGATCGAGCACGCCCGCATGGAGCACCGCACGGTGCTGCAATGGGACAAAGACGACTGCGCGTGGATGGGGCTGGTGAAGTTCGACCTGCTCGGCCTCGGCATGCTCGCGGCCCTGCAGTACACGTTCGACCTGATCCGCGAGACGACCGGTGAGGAGTGGGACCTGGCGAGCCTGCCGAAGGAGGAGGCGGCGGTCTACGACATGCTCTGCCGGGCCGACTCGATCGGCGTGTTCCAGGTCGAGTCGCGGGCGCAGATGGGCACGCTCCCCCGCCTGAAGCCGCGCGAGTACTACGACCTGGTCGTCGAGATCGCGCTCATCCGGCCCGGTCCGGTGCAGGGCGGGGCGGTGCATCCGTACATCCGCCGTCGCACCGGCGAAGAGGAGGTGACCTACCTGCACCCGAAGCTCGAGCCGGTACTGGAGCGCACGAAGGGGGTGCCGCTCTTCCAGGAGCAGCTCATGCAGATGGCGGTCGCGGTCGGCGACTGCACGCCCGCCGACGCCGACCTGCTGCGCCGCGCGATGGGCTCCAAGCGCGGGGTCGAGAAGATCTCACGGCTGAAAGAGAAGCTCTATGCGGGCATGGCGCGCAACGGCCTCTCGCCCGAGGACGCCGACCTCGTCTACGGCAAGATCGAGGCGTTCGCCAACTTCGGCTTCGCCGAGAGCCATGCGCTGAGCTTCGCGCTACTCGTCTACGCGAGCTCGTGGCTGAAGCTGCACTACCCGGCGGCGTTCCTGGCCGCGCTGCTGCGCGCCCAGCCGATGGGGTTCTACTCGCCGCAGACGCTCACCGCCGACGCCCGGCGGCACGGGGTGAAGGTGCTGCGGCCCGACATCCAGCGGTCGGGGGTGCATGCGGGGCTCGAGGCGCGCCGGGGCCCTGAGCCCGCCGAAGGGACGCCCGCTTCGACAGGCTCAGCGAACCCAGCACGCCCTGAACCCGCCGAAGGGACGCTCGCTTCGACAAGCTCAGCGAACCCGGCACGCCCTGAACCCGCCGAAGGGACGCCCGCTTCTACAAGCTCAGCGAACCCAGCACGCCCCGAGCCCGCCGAAAGGACGCCCGCTTCGACAAGCTCAGCGAACCGAGCGGCTCCGACGGGCATGCCGTCGTGCGCGGACCCGGTGCAGCCGCCGGTCCCGAAGGAGTTCGACCGCGAGGCGCCCGACCGATCGGCCGAGCACCGACGCGACGGGGCGTACGCGGTGCGCCTCGGCCTCGCCGACGTCTCGTCGATCGGCGAGAAGACCGCGGAGCGCATCGTCGCGGAGCGCGAACACGGCGGCCCGTTCCGCGACATGGCGGAGGTGTCGAGACGGTGCGGGCTCGAGGCATCCGAACTCGAAGCACTCGCCGCGGCCGGAGCGTTCGCCTCCTTCGGGCTCGACCGGCGCCGGGCGCTCTGGCTCGCGGGCGAGGCCGCGCAGGATCGCGAGGAGTTCCTGCCGGGGTCGGTGGTGGTCGTGCAGCCGCCGCTGCTGCCGCTGCTCACCGAGGCCGAGCAGGTCGTGTACGACCTGTGGGCCACCGGGATCTCACCCGACGATCACCCGATCCGGCACATCCGCGACCAGCTCGACGCCCGCGGAGTGCTGCGGGTCGACCTGCTGCGCGACGCCGAGTCGGGCCGGCGCATCGAGGTCGGCGGCGTGGTCACGCACCGGCAGCGTCCCGCGACCGCGTCGGGCATCACGTTCCTGAACCTCGAGGACGAGTCGGGCACGGTGAACATCATCGCGGGGGTCGGCGTGTGGAACCGGTACCGACGCATCGCCCGCGAGGCGCCCGCGATGATCGTCCGCGGCATGCTCGAGCGCAGTCGCGACGGCATCGTGAACGTCGTCGCCGACCGGTTCGAGTCGCTCGCCGTGTCGGCCAAGCATCGCTCGCGCGACTTCCGTTAG
- a CDS encoding DUF3097 domain-containing protein, protein MPAPASPFDGPDRYGSDVLAGDWRARGRRVIPEVPADRDLVVELAADGFCGAVVAVEKQTVTLEDRFGKRRLFPLGPGFLVDGEPVTLVTPTRAAPGAGGAARPAPARTASGSFAVDHGRAKVALPSRIFVEGRHDAELVERVWGADLRVEGVVVEYLEGVDLLPQLLDEFRPGPGRRAGVLVDHLVPGSKEQRIADAVARGPHGANVLVAGHPFIDIWQAVKPGRLGIDAWPVIPRGTEWKHGICAAFGWPHADQADIARAWQRILGRVRTYADLEPALLGRVEELIDFVTAPEH, encoded by the coding sequence GTGCCCGCTCCCGCCTCCCCCTTCGACGGCCCAGACCGCTACGGCTCCGACGTGCTCGCAGGCGACTGGCGTGCCCGCGGGCGCCGCGTCATCCCCGAGGTGCCCGCCGACCGCGATCTCGTCGTCGAGCTCGCTGCCGACGGGTTCTGCGGCGCCGTCGTCGCCGTCGAGAAGCAGACCGTCACGCTCGAGGACCGGTTCGGCAAGCGCCGGCTGTTCCCGCTCGGGCCGGGGTTCCTGGTCGACGGCGAACCGGTGACGCTCGTGACGCCGACGCGGGCCGCGCCCGGTGCAGGCGGCGCGGCCCGCCCGGCGCCCGCGCGCACCGCATCGGGCTCGTTCGCCGTCGACCACGGCCGCGCGAAGGTCGCACTGCCGAGCCGCATCTTCGTCGAGGGCCGGCACGATGCCGAGCTCGTCGAGCGGGTGTGGGGTGCCGACCTGCGGGTCGAGGGCGTCGTCGTCGAGTACCTCGAGGGCGTGGACTTGCTGCCGCAGTTGCTCGACGAGTTCCGCCCGGGCCCCGGGCGCCGTGCGGGCGTGCTCGTCGACCACCTCGTGCCGGGATCGAAGGAGCAGCGCATCGCCGACGCGGTCGCGCGCGGCCCGCACGGGGCGAACGTGCTCGTGGCGGGGCATCCGTTCATCGACATCTGGCAGGCCGTGAAGCCCGGCCGTCTCGGGATCGACGCCTGGCCGGTGATCCCCCGCGGCACCGAGTGGAAGCACGGCATCTGCGCCGCGTTCGGCTGGCCGCATGCCGACCAGGCCGACATCGCCCGCGCGTGGCAGCGCATCCTCGGCCGGGTGCGCACCTATGCCGACCTGGAGCCGGCGCTCCTCGGCCGCGTCGAGGAGCTCATCGACTTCGTGACCGCGCCCGAGCACTGA
- a CDS encoding SDR family oxidoreductase: MTAPIALVTGVGRSNSIGHAIVLALAADGWDVAFTSWRAYEQRVPLGGDPANDPDRLVAAVQASGRRAVAFEADLSDPTVPDRLLADVGDALGSVGALVLSHAESVDSGILDTTPESFDRHFAVNTRAAWLLIRAFAGQVPPGGGRIVALTSDHIVGNVPYGASKGALDRIVIAAARELAPLGITANLVNPGPVDTGWMDEDTRAALAAHQPTGRLGTPDDAARLVRFLVSDDAHWVTGQLIKSDGGFSI, from the coding sequence ATGACCGCTCCCATCGCCCTCGTCACCGGTGTCGGGCGCTCGAACAGCATCGGCCATGCGATCGTGCTCGCGCTGGCCGCCGACGGGTGGGATGTCGCATTCACCTCGTGGCGCGCGTACGAGCAGCGGGTTCCGCTCGGCGGCGACCCCGCGAACGACCCCGACCGGCTCGTCGCGGCGGTGCAGGCGAGCGGGCGGCGGGCCGTCGCCTTCGAGGCGGACCTCTCCGACCCGACCGTGCCCGACCGGTTGCTCGCCGACGTGGGTGACGCGCTCGGATCGGTCGGCGCGCTCGTGCTCTCCCACGCCGAGAGCGTGGACTCGGGCATCCTCGACACCACGCCCGAGAGCTTCGACCGGCACTTCGCGGTCAACACGCGGGCAGCGTGGCTCCTCATCCGCGCGTTCGCCGGGCAGGTGCCGCCAGGCGGCGGGCGGATCGTCGCCCTCACGAGCGACCACATCGTCGGCAACGTGCCCTACGGCGCGAGCAAGGGCGCACTCGATCGCATCGTGATCGCTGCGGCTCGCGAGCTCGCGCCGCTCGGCATCACCGCGAACCTCGTGAACCCTGGCCCGGTCGACACGGGGTGGATGGACGAGGACACCCGGGCGGCGCTCGCCGCGCATCAGCCGACGGGCCGGCTCGGCACGCCCGACGACGCGGCGCGGCTCGTGCGGTTCCTGGTCTCCGACGACGCGCACTGGGTCACCGGGCAGCTCATCAAGAGCGACGGCGGGTTCTCGATCTGA
- a CDS encoding VIT1/CCC1 transporter family protein, with protein sequence MDDARPAKTGTPADRARWRRYLADERAEGAVYRELAARRTGEEREILLALAAAEGRHEAHWLALLGGDETGIPRADLRTRMLAALARRFGSIFVLALAQQAEGRSPYATDPDATPAMAADEQIHGEVVRGLAARGRRSLAGTFRAAVFGANDGLVSNLALVLGIGATGVPASVVLFTGIAGLLAGALSMGAGEFVSVRSQRELLEASAPDPAIRDALGHLDLDANELALVFRARGLGEQEAVEEAALALMRVRSAEESRLPTGALGAVEHDDEAVGTAWAAALSSFCFFASGAVIPVLPYLFGMNGLPAVVLATVLVSLALIVTGATVGVLSGASPWKRALRQLGIGLGAAAVTYLLGLAFGATIA encoded by the coding sequence ATGGATGACGCACGCCCAGCGAAGACCGGCACCCCGGCCGACCGCGCCAGGTGGCGCCGCTACCTCGCCGACGAGCGCGCCGAGGGCGCCGTCTATCGCGAGCTCGCCGCCCGTCGCACGGGCGAGGAACGCGAGATCCTGCTCGCGCTGGCCGCAGCCGAAGGCCGGCACGAAGCGCACTGGCTCGCCCTGCTGGGCGGTGACGAGACCGGCATCCCGCGCGCCGACCTGCGAACCCGCATGCTCGCCGCGCTCGCGCGCCGGTTCGGTTCGATCTTCGTGCTCGCGCTCGCGCAGCAGGCCGAGGGCCGCTCGCCGTATGCCACCGACCCCGACGCGACACCGGCGATGGCGGCCGACGAGCAGATCCACGGCGAGGTCGTCCGCGGGCTCGCCGCGCGCGGACGACGGAGCCTCGCAGGAACGTTCCGCGCCGCCGTGTTCGGCGCGAACGACGGACTCGTCTCGAACCTCGCCCTGGTGCTCGGCATCGGTGCCACCGGGGTGCCCGCCTCGGTGGTGCTGTTCACCGGCATCGCGGGGCTGCTCGCGGGCGCCCTGTCGATGGGCGCGGGGGAGTTCGTCTCGGTGCGATCCCAGCGCGAGCTGCTCGAGGCATCCGCCCCTGATCCCGCGATCCGCGACGCGCTCGGTCATCTCGACCTCGATGCCAATGAGCTCGCGCTCGTGTTCCGGGCTCGCGGACTGGGTGAGCAGGAGGCGGTCGAGGAGGCGGCGCTCGCGCTCATGCGCGTGCGTTCGGCGGAGGAATCGCGCCTCCCCACCGGCGCGCTCGGCGCGGTCGAGCACGATGACGAGGCTGTCGGCACCGCCTGGGCAGCCGCGCTGTCGAGCTTCTGCTTCTTCGCGTCGGGCGCGGTGATCCCGGTGCTGCCGTACCTGTTCGGGATGAACGGTCTGCCCGCCGTGGTGCTCGCGACCGTGCTGGTCAGCCTCGCGCTCATCGTCACTGGGGCGACCGTCGGCGTGCTCTCGGGGGCGTCGCCGTGGAAGCGTGCGCTGCGACAGCTCGGCATCGGCCTCGGCGCGGCGGCCGTCACGTACCTGCTCGGCCTCGCCTTCGGCGCGACCATCGCCTAG
- a CDS encoding Lrp/AsnC family transcriptional regulator, which yields MAQPLDLDRIDRALLTALSQNARASGAALAQEVGVAESTVSLRLRRLQQGGTVRGFHVDVDLASVGVSLQALIAIRLVKHDRAEIDAFRAQVPHLPGVLGVFHMAGAEDYLLHVAARDAEELRQFVLAHLTGHPAVAHTETNLIFEHVDGDGWQHLIG from the coding sequence GTGGCGCAGCCCCTCGATCTCGACCGCATCGACCGTGCGCTGTTGACAGCGCTCTCGCAGAACGCCAGGGCGTCCGGAGCGGCCCTCGCACAGGAGGTCGGGGTCGCCGAATCGACCGTCTCGCTTCGGCTGCGCCGACTGCAGCAGGGCGGCACGGTGCGCGGATTCCACGTCGACGTCGACCTCGCGTCGGTCGGCGTGTCGCTGCAGGCGCTCATCGCCATCCGGCTGGTGAAGCACGATCGCGCCGAGATCGACGCGTTCCGCGCCCAAGTGCCGCACCTGCCCGGCGTGCTCGGCGTCTTCCACATGGCCGGCGCCGAGGACTACCTGCTGCACGTCGCCGCCCGCGACGCCGAGGAGCTGCGCCAGTTCGTGCTGGCGCACCTCACGGGGCATCCCGCGGTCGCGCACACCGAGACGAACCTCATCTTCGAGCACGTCGACGGCGACGGGTGGCAGCACCTCATCGGCTGA